A single region of the Salvelinus sp. IW2-2015 linkage group LG20, ASM291031v2, whole genome shotgun sequence genome encodes:
- the LOC111981270 gene encoding actin filament-associated protein 1-like 1 isoform X1, whose product MGDKSCNASQTRPKSMNAKEKPAWKTHMDTSSDNSMEYLVSELNVLLKLLDHESVSTATAEKMSAIRSLLGQLQPSVNGSDFVYMNTSLYGNGTSFVESLFEELDCDLHELRASPEELKDQVEEKTSKIPPSKSPTDTPPPLPTTPPPEDYYEEAVPLDPGTVPQYITNIATCISSSPPNSIEDAYYEDADNNYPTTRINGPRMNSYADSDALSSSYESYDEEDEEAKGQDRTRRWQSEENSVGPMKDCRICAFLLRKKRFGQWAKQLTVVRDNRLQCYKSIKDSSPHIELPLNLCNVIYVPKDARRKKHKLRFSLPGGEALVLAVQSKEQAERWLKVIREVVSQASSNDGLEGSSSPMIQRKKDLDKLVGADKHTSDSDSVATGDNLPSGQLRDNCDQGKGKRGAFTELTGSMSRAAGRKINRIISFSKKKPPLPGDTLTSSXRDDNPRCGYLNVLVNQCWRERWCCVKGGTLYLHKERGDLRTHVSAVVLHGAEVVPGLGPKHPFAFRILQGGNEVAALEASCSEEMGRWLGVLLAESGCATTPEALHYDYVDVDTITNITDAARHSFLWATSSSGASTDTRTYDEVPYEGVLQPEKPVPRPGSQVKRHSSFSSSREIEKADSLVTIKRHGSSKSPEDANQYASGKYGKTRAEEDARRYLKEKEEMEKEREVIKNALLVLRNDRKEVKEQLKDATGKQQKQLEKRLAQLEESCRGKEGERVDLELRLNEVKENLKKSLAGGVLGPLTESKPPTSKPPRKVRISKVDNTYTEASMPVNCAAEMRKCPPSICSSSKGNVMQKAKEWESKKGT is encoded by the exons ATGGGGGATAAATCGTGTAATGCATCGCAAACTCGGCCAAAATCAATGAATGCGAAAGAAAAACCGGCTTGGAAAACACACATGGATACCAGTAGCGATAACT CGATGGAGTACCTGGTGAGTGAACTGaacgtgttgctgaagctgctgGACCATGAGAGCGTGAGCACAGCCACAGCAGAGAAGATGAGTGCGATACGGAGCCTACTGGGGCAGCTGCAGCCAtcag TGAATGGATCAGACTTCGTATACATGAACACTTCCCTTTATGGAAATGGCACCAGCTTTGTGGAATCTTTGTTTGAGGAATTGG ATTGTGACCTGCATGAGCTCAGAGCCTCCCCAGAAGAACTGAAGGATCAGGTAGAGGAGAAAACCTCCAAAATACCACCGTCGAAA AGTCCCACTGACACCCCCCCTCCTCTGCCAACCACCCCTCCTCCAGAGGACTACTATGAGGAGGCAGTGCCCCTGGACCCTGGCACGGTGCCCCAGTACATCACCAACATYGCCACATGCA TCAGCTCAAGTCCCCCAAATTCCATTGAAGATGCATACTATGAAGACGCTGACAACAACTACCCCACCACCCGAATCAATGGCCCGCGCATGAACTCCT ACGCTGATTCAGATGCGCTGAGCAGCTCCTATGAGTCGTATgacgaggaggatgaggaggcgaAGGGCCAGGACAGGACTCGGCGGTGGCAGTCAGAGGAGAACTCTGTGGGCCCCATGAAGGACTGTCGCATCTGTGCCTTCCTGTTGCGCAAGAAACGCTTCGGACAGTGGGCAAAACAGCTGACCGTTGTCCGTGACAACAGATTACAG TGCTACAAGAGCATCAAAGACAGCAGCCCACACATTGAGCTGCCGCTGAACCTGTGTAACGTCATCTACGTCCCCAAAGACGCACGCCGCAAGAAGCACAAGCTGCGTTTCTCCCTGCCTGGGGGAGAGGCCTTGGTGCTGGCTGTCCAGAGCAAGGAACAGGCGGAGCGATGGCTYAAGGTGATCCGGGAGGTGGTCAGTCAGGCCAGCAGCAATGACGGATTAGAGGGCTCCTCCTCTCCTATGATCCAGAGGAAGAAAGATCTGGACAAG TTAGTAGGAGCTGACAAGCACACCTCCGACTCTGACAGCGTGGCCACTGGTGACAACCTACCCTCTGGTCAGCTCCGGGACAACTGTGACCAAG GGAAGGGGAAGAGGGGGGCGTTTACAGAGTTGACGGGATCTATGAGCAGAGCGGCTGGACGGAAGATCAACAGGATCATCAGTTTCTCTAAGAAGAAGCCTCCTCTCCCAGGAGACACTCTGACCTCTTCCWACCGTGACGACAATCCCCGCTGTG GTTATCTGAATGTGCTTGTGAACCAGTgctggagggagaggtggtgcTGTGTAAAGGGTGGAACACTGTACCTGCACAAAGAAAGGGGTGACCTGCGTACTCACGTCAGCGCTGTGGTCCTCCATGGGGCCGAGGTYGTACCTGGACTGGGGCCCAAGCACCCCTTCGCTTTCCGCATCCTGCAAGGAGGCAACGAGGTGGCTGCATTGGAG gccagctgttcagaggagatgggCCGCTGGCTGGGGGTCCTGCTGGCAGAGTCTGGCTGCGCCACCACCCCAGAGGCCCTGCATTACGACTATGTGGACGTGGACACCATCACTAACATCACAGACGCAGCAAGACACTCCTTCCT TTGGGCTACCTCCTCCAGTGGYGCCTCCACAGACACCAGAACCTATGATGAGGTTCCTTATGAGGGTGTATTG CAGCCAGAGAAGCCAGTACCTAGACCAGGATCGCAGGTGAAACGCCACTCTTCTTTCTCCAgcagcagagagatagagaaggcgGATTCCTTAGTCACCATAAAGAGACACGGCTCCAGTAAGTCCCCCGAAG ATGCKAATCAGTATGCATCAGGGAAGTATGGCAAAACACGAGCCGAGGAGGATGCCAGGAGGTAcctgaaagagaaagaagagatggagaaggagcgAGAGGTCATAAAAAATGCCCTGCTCGTATTACGCAATGATAGGAAAGAGGTGAAGGAACAACTGAAGGATGCTACAG GTAAGCAGCAGAAGCAGCTAGAGAAGCGTTTGGCCCAGCTGGAGGAAAGCtgcagggggaaggagggggagcgGGTGGACCTGGAGCTGCGTCTCAATGAGGTGAAGGAGAACCTAAAGAAGTCCCTGGCTGGAGGGGTGCTGGGGCCGCTCACAGAGAGCAAACCCCCCACTAGCAAACCCCCCAGAAAG GTCCGGATCAGTAAAGTTGACAACACATACACTGAGGCATCCATGCCAGTCAACTGTGCTGCGGAGATGCGGAAGTGCCCCCCATCCATCTGTTCATCTAGCAAGGGGAACGTCATGCAGAAAGCCAAG GAATGGGAGTCCAAAAAGGGGACTTAG
- the LOC111981270 gene encoding actin filament-associated protein 1-like 1 isoform X6, whose product MEYLVSELNVLLKLLDHESVSTATAEKMSAIRSLLGQLQPSVNGSDFVYMNTSLYGNGTSFVESLFEELDCDLHELRASPEELKDQVEEKTSKIPPSKSPTDTPPPLPTTPPPEDYYEEAVPLDPGTVPQYITNIATCISSSPPNSIEDAYYEDADNNYPTTRINGPRMNSYADSDALSSSYESYDEEDEEAKGQDRTRRWQSEENSVGPMKDCRICAFLLRKKRFGQWAKQLTVVRDNRLQCYKSIKDSSPHIELPLNLCNVIYVPKDARRKKHKLRFSLPGGEALVLAVQSKEQAERWLKVIREVVSQASSNDGLEGSSSPMIQRKKDLDKLVGADKHTSDSDSVATGDNLPSGQLRDNCDQGKGKRGAFTELTGSMSRAAGRKINRIISFSKKKPPLPGDTLTSSXRDDNPRCGYLNVLVNQCWRERWCCVKGGTLYLHKERGDLRTHVSAVVLHGAEVVPGLGPKHPFAFRILQGGNEVAALEASCSEEMGRWLGVLLAESGCATTPEALHYDYVDVDTITNITDAARHSFLWATSSSGASTDTRTYDEVPYEGVLQPEKPVPRPGSQVKRHSSFSSSREIEKADSLVTIKRHGSSKSPEDANQYASGKYGKTRAEEDARRYLKEKEEMEKEREVIKNALLVLRNDRKEVKEQLKDATGKQQKQLEKRLAQLEESCRGKEGERVDLELRLNEVKENLKKSLAGGVLGPLTESKPPTSKPPRKVRISKVDNTYTEASMPVNCAAEMRKCPPSICSSSKGNVMQKAKEWESKKGT is encoded by the exons ATGGAGTACCTGGTGAGTGAACTGaacgtgttgctgaagctgctgGACCATGAGAGCGTGAGCACAGCCACAGCAGAGAAGATGAGTGCGATACGGAGCCTACTGGGGCAGCTGCAGCCAtcag TGAATGGATCAGACTTCGTATACATGAACACTTCCCTTTATGGAAATGGCACCAGCTTTGTGGAATCTTTGTTTGAGGAATTGG ATTGTGACCTGCATGAGCTCAGAGCCTCCCCAGAAGAACTGAAGGATCAGGTAGAGGAGAAAACCTCCAAAATACCACCGTCGAAA AGTCCCACTGACACCCCCCCTCCTCTGCCAACCACCCCTCCTCCAGAGGACTACTATGAGGAGGCAGTGCCCCTGGACCCTGGCACGGTGCCCCAGTACATCACCAACATYGCCACATGCA TCAGCTCAAGTCCCCCAAATTCCATTGAAGATGCATACTATGAAGACGCTGACAACAACTACCCCACCACCCGAATCAATGGCCCGCGCATGAACTCCT ACGCTGATTCAGATGCGCTGAGCAGCTCCTATGAGTCGTATgacgaggaggatgaggaggcgaAGGGCCAGGACAGGACTCGGCGGTGGCAGTCAGAGGAGAACTCTGTGGGCCCCATGAAGGACTGTCGCATCTGTGCCTTCCTGTTGCGCAAGAAACGCTTCGGACAGTGGGCAAAACAGCTGACCGTTGTCCGTGACAACAGATTACAG TGCTACAAGAGCATCAAAGACAGCAGCCCACACATTGAGCTGCCGCTGAACCTGTGTAACGTCATCTACGTCCCCAAAGACGCACGCCGCAAGAAGCACAAGCTGCGTTTCTCCCTGCCTGGGGGAGAGGCCTTGGTGCTGGCTGTCCAGAGCAAGGAACAGGCGGAGCGATGGCTYAAGGTGATCCGGGAGGTGGTCAGTCAGGCCAGCAGCAATGACGGATTAGAGGGCTCCTCCTCTCCTATGATCCAGAGGAAGAAAGATCTGGACAAG TTAGTAGGAGCTGACAAGCACACCTCCGACTCTGACAGCGTGGCCACTGGTGACAACCTACCCTCTGGTCAGCTCCGGGACAACTGTGACCAAG GGAAGGGGAAGAGGGGGGCGTTTACAGAGTTGACGGGATCTATGAGCAGAGCGGCTGGACGGAAGATCAACAGGATCATCAGTTTCTCTAAGAAGAAGCCTCCTCTCCCAGGAGACACTCTGACCTCTTCCWACCGTGACGACAATCCCCGCTGTG GTTATCTGAATGTGCTTGTGAACCAGTgctggagggagaggtggtgcTGTGTAAAGGGTGGAACACTGTACCTGCACAAAGAAAGGGGTGACCTGCGTACTCACGTCAGCGCTGTGGTCCTCCATGGGGCCGAGGTYGTACCTGGACTGGGGCCCAAGCACCCCTTCGCTTTCCGCATCCTGCAAGGAGGCAACGAGGTGGCTGCATTGGAG gccagctgttcagaggagatgggCCGCTGGCTGGGGGTCCTGCTGGCAGAGTCTGGCTGCGCCACCACCCCAGAGGCCCTGCATTACGACTATGTGGACGTGGACACCATCACTAACATCACAGACGCAGCAAGACACTCCTTCCT TTGGGCTACCTCCTCCAGTGGYGCCTCCACAGACACCAGAACCTATGATGAGGTTCCTTATGAGGGTGTATTG CAGCCAGAGAAGCCAGTACCTAGACCAGGATCGCAGGTGAAACGCCACTCTTCTTTCTCCAgcagcagagagatagagaaggcgGATTCCTTAGTCACCATAAAGAGACACGGCTCCAGTAAGTCCCCCGAAG ATGCKAATCAGTATGCATCAGGGAAGTATGGCAAAACACGAGCCGAGGAGGATGCCAGGAGGTAcctgaaagagaaagaagagatggagaaggagcgAGAGGTCATAAAAAATGCCCTGCTCGTATTACGCAATGATAGGAAAGAGGTGAAGGAACAACTGAAGGATGCTACAG GTAAGCAGCAGAAGCAGCTAGAGAAGCGTTTGGCCCAGCTGGAGGAAAGCtgcagggggaaggagggggagcgGGTGGACCTGGAGCTGCGTCTCAATGAGGTGAAGGAGAACCTAAAGAAGTCCCTGGCTGGAGGGGTGCTGGGGCCGCTCACAGAGAGCAAACCCCCCACTAGCAAACCCCCCAGAAAG GTCCGGATCAGTAAAGTTGACAACACATACACTGAGGCATCCATGCCAGTCAACTGTGCTGCGGAGATGCGGAAGTGCCCCCCATCCATCTGTTCATCTAGCAAGGGGAACGTCATGCAGAAAGCCAAG GAATGGGAGTCCAAAAAGGGGACTTAG
- the LOC111981270 gene encoding actin filament-associated protein 1-like 1 isoform X5, whose protein sequence is MVGFSSSSAVETAMEYLVSELNVLLKLLDHESVSTATAEKMSAIRSLLGQLQPSVNGSDFVYMNTSLYGNGTSFVESLFEELDCDLHELRASPEELKDQVEEKTSKIPPSKSPTDTPPPLPTTPPPEDYYEEAVPLDPGTVPQYITNIATCISSSPPNSIEDAYYEDADNNYPTTRINGPRMNSYADSDALSSSYESYDEEDEEAKGQDRTRRWQSEENSVGPMKDCRICAFLLRKKRFGQWAKQLTVVRDNRLQCYKSIKDSSPHIELPLNLCNVIYVPKDARRKKHKLRFSLPGGEALVLAVQSKEQAERWLKVIREVVSQASSNDGLEGSSSPMIQRKKDLDKLVGADKHTSDSDSVATGDNLPSGQLRDNCDQGKGKRGAFTELTGSMSRAAGRKINRIISFSKKKPPLPGDTLTSSXRDDNPRCGYLNVLVNQCWRERWCCVKGGTLYLHKERGDLRTHVSAVVLHGAEVVPGLGPKHPFAFRILQGGNEVAALEASCSEEMGRWLGVLLAESGCATTPEALHYDYVDVDTITNITDAARHSFLWATSSSGASTDTRTYDEVPYEGVLQPEKPVPRPGSQVKRHSSFSSSREIEKADSLVTIKRHGSSKSPEDANQYASGKYGKTRAEEDARRYLKEKEEMEKEREVIKNALLVLRNDRKEVKEQLKDATGKQQKQLEKRLAQLEESCRGKEGERVDLELRLNEVKENLKKSLAGGVLGPLTESKPPTSKPPRKVRISKVDNTYTEASMPVNCAAEMRKCPPSICSSSKGNVMQKAKEWESKKGT, encoded by the exons ATGGTGGGCTTCTCTTCCTCTTCAGCTGTTGAAACCG CGATGGAGTACCTGGTGAGTGAACTGaacgtgttgctgaagctgctgGACCATGAGAGCGTGAGCACAGCCACAGCAGAGAAGATGAGTGCGATACGGAGCCTACTGGGGCAGCTGCAGCCAtcag TGAATGGATCAGACTTCGTATACATGAACACTTCCCTTTATGGAAATGGCACCAGCTTTGTGGAATCTTTGTTTGAGGAATTGG ATTGTGACCTGCATGAGCTCAGAGCCTCCCCAGAAGAACTGAAGGATCAGGTAGAGGAGAAAACCTCCAAAATACCACCGTCGAAA AGTCCCACTGACACCCCCCCTCCTCTGCCAACCACCCCTCCTCCAGAGGACTACTATGAGGAGGCAGTGCCCCTGGACCCTGGCACGGTGCCCCAGTACATCACCAACATYGCCACATGCA TCAGCTCAAGTCCCCCAAATTCCATTGAAGATGCATACTATGAAGACGCTGACAACAACTACCCCACCACCCGAATCAATGGCCCGCGCATGAACTCCT ACGCTGATTCAGATGCGCTGAGCAGCTCCTATGAGTCGTATgacgaggaggatgaggaggcgaAGGGCCAGGACAGGACTCGGCGGTGGCAGTCAGAGGAGAACTCTGTGGGCCCCATGAAGGACTGTCGCATCTGTGCCTTCCTGTTGCGCAAGAAACGCTTCGGACAGTGGGCAAAACAGCTGACCGTTGTCCGTGACAACAGATTACAG TGCTACAAGAGCATCAAAGACAGCAGCCCACACATTGAGCTGCCGCTGAACCTGTGTAACGTCATCTACGTCCCCAAAGACGCACGCCGCAAGAAGCACAAGCTGCGTTTCTCCCTGCCTGGGGGAGAGGCCTTGGTGCTGGCTGTCCAGAGCAAGGAACAGGCGGAGCGATGGCTYAAGGTGATCCGGGAGGTGGTCAGTCAGGCCAGCAGCAATGACGGATTAGAGGGCTCCTCCTCTCCTATGATCCAGAGGAAGAAAGATCTGGACAAG TTAGTAGGAGCTGACAAGCACACCTCCGACTCTGACAGCGTGGCCACTGGTGACAACCTACCCTCTGGTCAGCTCCGGGACAACTGTGACCAAG GGAAGGGGAAGAGGGGGGCGTTTACAGAGTTGACGGGATCTATGAGCAGAGCGGCTGGACGGAAGATCAACAGGATCATCAGTTTCTCTAAGAAGAAGCCTCCTCTCCCAGGAGACACTCTGACCTCTTCCWACCGTGACGACAATCCCCGCTGTG GTTATCTGAATGTGCTTGTGAACCAGTgctggagggagaggtggtgcTGTGTAAAGGGTGGAACACTGTACCTGCACAAAGAAAGGGGTGACCTGCGTACTCACGTCAGCGCTGTGGTCCTCCATGGGGCCGAGGTYGTACCTGGACTGGGGCCCAAGCACCCCTTCGCTTTCCGCATCCTGCAAGGAGGCAACGAGGTGGCTGCATTGGAG gccagctgttcagaggagatgggCCGCTGGCTGGGGGTCCTGCTGGCAGAGTCTGGCTGCGCCACCACCCCAGAGGCCCTGCATTACGACTATGTGGACGTGGACACCATCACTAACATCACAGACGCAGCAAGACACTCCTTCCT TTGGGCTACCTCCTCCAGTGGYGCCTCCACAGACACCAGAACCTATGATGAGGTTCCTTATGAGGGTGTATTG CAGCCAGAGAAGCCAGTACCTAGACCAGGATCGCAGGTGAAACGCCACTCTTCTTTCTCCAgcagcagagagatagagaaggcgGATTCCTTAGTCACCATAAAGAGACACGGCTCCAGTAAGTCCCCCGAAG ATGCKAATCAGTATGCATCAGGGAAGTATGGCAAAACACGAGCCGAGGAGGATGCCAGGAGGTAcctgaaagagaaagaagagatggagaaggagcgAGAGGTCATAAAAAATGCCCTGCTCGTATTACGCAATGATAGGAAAGAGGTGAAGGAACAACTGAAGGATGCTACAG GTAAGCAGCAGAAGCAGCTAGAGAAGCGTTTGGCCCAGCTGGAGGAAAGCtgcagggggaaggagggggagcgGGTGGACCTGGAGCTGCGTCTCAATGAGGTGAAGGAGAACCTAAAGAAGTCCCTGGCTGGAGGGGTGCTGGGGCCGCTCACAGAGAGCAAACCCCCCACTAGCAAACCCCCCAGAAAG GTCCGGATCAGTAAAGTTGACAACACATACACTGAGGCATCCATGCCAGTCAACTGTGCTGCGGAGATGCGGAAGTGCCCCCCATCCATCTGTTCATCTAGCAAGGGGAACGTCATGCAGAAAGCCAAG GAATGGGAGTCCAAAAAGGGGACTTAG
- the LOC111981270 gene encoding actin filament-associated protein 1-like 1 isoform X4, whose product MGDKSCNASQTRPKSMNAKEKPAWKTHMDTSSDNSMEYLVSELNVLLKLLDHESVSTATAEKMSAIRSLLGQLQPSVNGSDFVYMNTSLYGNGTSFVESLFEELDCDLHELRASPEELKDQVEEKTSKIPPSKSPTDTPPPLPTTPPPEDYYEEAVPLDPGTVPQYITNIATCISSSPPNSIEDAYYEDADNNYPTTRINGPRMNSYADSDALSSSYESYDEEDEEAKGQDRTRRWQSEENSVGPMKDCRICAFLLRKKRFGQWAKQLTVVRDNRLQCYKSIKDSSPHIELPLNLCNVIYVPKDARRKKHKLRFSLPGGEALVLAVQSKEQAERWLKVIREVVSQASSNDGLEGSSSPMIQRKKDLDKLVGADKHTSDSDSVATGDNLPSGQLRDNCDQGKGKRGAFTELTGSMSRAAGRKINRIISFSKKKPPLPGDTLTSSXRDDNPRCGYLNVLVNQCWRERWCCVKGGTLYLHKERGDLRTHVSAVVLHGAEVVPGLGPKHPFAFRILQGGNEVAALEASCSEEMGRWLGVLLAESGCATTPEALHYDYVDVDTITNITDAARHSFLWATSSSGASTDTRTYDEVPYEGVLPEKPVPRPGSQVKRHSSFSSSREIEKADSLVTIKRHGSNANQYASGKYGKTRAEEDARRYLKEKEEMEKEREVIKNALLVLRNDRKEVKEQLKDATGKQQKQLEKRLAQLEESCRGKEGERVDLELRLNEVKENLKKSLAGGVLGPLTESKPPTSKPPRKVRISKVDNTYTEASMPVNCAAEMRKCPPSICSSSKGNVMQKAKEWESKKGT is encoded by the exons ATGGGGGATAAATCGTGTAATGCATCGCAAACTCGGCCAAAATCAATGAATGCGAAAGAAAAACCGGCTTGGAAAACACACATGGATACCAGTAGCGATAACT CGATGGAGTACCTGGTGAGTGAACTGaacgtgttgctgaagctgctgGACCATGAGAGCGTGAGCACAGCCACAGCAGAGAAGATGAGTGCGATACGGAGCCTACTGGGGCAGCTGCAGCCAtcag TGAATGGATCAGACTTCGTATACATGAACACTTCCCTTTATGGAAATGGCACCAGCTTTGTGGAATCTTTGTTTGAGGAATTGG ATTGTGACCTGCATGAGCTCAGAGCCTCCCCAGAAGAACTGAAGGATCAGGTAGAGGAGAAAACCTCCAAAATACCACCGTCGAAA AGTCCCACTGACACCCCCCCTCCTCTGCCAACCACCCCTCCTCCAGAGGACTACTATGAGGAGGCAGTGCCCCTGGACCCTGGCACGGTGCCCCAGTACATCACCAACATYGCCACATGCA TCAGCTCAAGTCCCCCAAATTCCATTGAAGATGCATACTATGAAGACGCTGACAACAACTACCCCACCACCCGAATCAATGGCCCGCGCATGAACTCCT ACGCTGATTCAGATGCGCTGAGCAGCTCCTATGAGTCGTATgacgaggaggatgaggaggcgaAGGGCCAGGACAGGACTCGGCGGTGGCAGTCAGAGGAGAACTCTGTGGGCCCCATGAAGGACTGTCGCATCTGTGCCTTCCTGTTGCGCAAGAAACGCTTCGGACAGTGGGCAAAACAGCTGACCGTTGTCCGTGACAACAGATTACAG TGCTACAAGAGCATCAAAGACAGCAGCCCACACATTGAGCTGCCGCTGAACCTGTGTAACGTCATCTACGTCCCCAAAGACGCACGCCGCAAGAAGCACAAGCTGCGTTTCTCCCTGCCTGGGGGAGAGGCCTTGGTGCTGGCTGTCCAGAGCAAGGAACAGGCGGAGCGATGGCTYAAGGTGATCCGGGAGGTGGTCAGTCAGGCCAGCAGCAATGACGGATTAGAGGGCTCCTCCTCTCCTATGATCCAGAGGAAGAAAGATCTGGACAAG TTAGTAGGAGCTGACAAGCACACCTCCGACTCTGACAGCGTGGCCACTGGTGACAACCTACCCTCTGGTCAGCTCCGGGACAACTGTGACCAAG GGAAGGGGAAGAGGGGGGCGTTTACAGAGTTGACGGGATCTATGAGCAGAGCGGCTGGACGGAAGATCAACAGGATCATCAGTTTCTCTAAGAAGAAGCCTCCTCTCCCAGGAGACACTCTGACCTCTTCCWACCGTGACGACAATCCCCGCTGTG GTTATCTGAATGTGCTTGTGAACCAGTgctggagggagaggtggtgcTGTGTAAAGGGTGGAACACTGTACCTGCACAAAGAAAGGGGTGACCTGCGTACTCACGTCAGCGCTGTGGTCCTCCATGGGGCCGAGGTYGTACCTGGACTGGGGCCCAAGCACCCCTTCGCTTTCCGCATCCTGCAAGGAGGCAACGAGGTGGCTGCATTGGAG gccagctgttcagaggagatgggCCGCTGGCTGGGGGTCCTGCTGGCAGAGTCTGGCTGCGCCACCACCCCAGAGGCCCTGCATTACGACTATGTGGACGTGGACACCATCACTAACATCACAGACGCAGCAAGACACTCCTTCCT TTGGGCTACCTCCTCCAGTGGYGCCTCCACAGACACCAGAACCTATGATGAGGTTCCTTATGAGGGTGTATTG CCAGAGAAGCCAGTACCTAGACCAGGATCGCAGGTGAAACGCCACTCTTCTTTCTCCAgcagcagagagatagagaaggcgGATTCCTTAGTCACCATAAAGAGACACGGCTCCA ATGCKAATCAGTATGCATCAGGGAAGTATGGCAAAACACGAGCCGAGGAGGATGCCAGGAGGTAcctgaaagagaaagaagagatggagaaggagcgAGAGGTCATAAAAAATGCCCTGCTCGTATTACGCAATGATAGGAAAGAGGTGAAGGAACAACTGAAGGATGCTACAG GTAAGCAGCAGAAGCAGCTAGAGAAGCGTTTGGCCCAGCTGGAGGAAAGCtgcagggggaaggagggggagcgGGTGGACCTGGAGCTGCGTCTCAATGAGGTGAAGGAGAACCTAAAGAAGTCCCTGGCTGGAGGGGTGCTGGGGCCGCTCACAGAGAGCAAACCCCCCACTAGCAAACCCCCCAGAAAG GTCCGGATCAGTAAAGTTGACAACACATACACTGAGGCATCCATGCCAGTCAACTGTGCTGCGGAGATGCGGAAGTGCCCCCCATCCATCTGTTCATCTAGCAAGGGGAACGTCATGCAGAAAGCCAAG GAATGGGAGTCCAAAAAGGGGACTTAG